One segment of Ignavibacteriales bacterium DNA contains the following:
- a CDS encoding isocitrate/isopropylmalate dehydrogenase family protein, translated as MAHYKIAWLPGDGIGIEVLEAAKIVLDKLKLDAEYIHGDIGWEFWCKEGDALPQRTIDLLKNVNAAMFGAITSKPIKEAEAELVPELRGKGLIYRSPIVRMRQQFDLYNCLRPCKGYPGNPLNFKENIDLVVFRENTEDLYCGVEFSPVPPELAETLLRISKPFTAFKDYARDQYAISCKINTRKGSERIVRAAFDFAKKFNRKKVTIIHKANVVRATDGLFFETAKEVAKNYPGIQMDDANIDAATMWLLKNPHNYDVLVAPNLYGDIISDLCAQMVGGLGFGCSGNIGEKLAVFEPTHGSAPKYAGQYKVNPIATIQAAKMMLDWLGEKEMGTKLENATAAVIKEGKIRTYDMGGSNKTLDLAKAIAEKL; from the coding sequence ATGGCTCATTATAAAATCGCATGGCTTCCCGGAGATGGAATTGGAATCGAAGTACTCGAAGCAGCAAAAATTGTTTTAGATAAACTTAAACTCGACGCCGAATATATTCACGGAGATATCGGATGGGAATTCTGGTGCAAAGAAGGAGATGCATTGCCGCAGCGCACCATCGATCTTCTGAAGAATGTAAATGCCGCGATGTTCGGTGCGATTACATCAAAACCGATAAAGGAAGCGGAAGCGGAACTCGTTCCTGAATTGAGAGGAAAAGGACTCATCTATCGATCACCCATTGTCCGTATGCGACAGCAATTCGATCTTTACAATTGCCTAAGGCCTTGCAAAGGATATCCGGGTAATCCTTTGAACTTCAAAGAAAATATTGACCTGGTTGTATTCAGAGAAAATACAGAAGATTTGTATTGCGGTGTTGAATTTTCACCCGTTCCTCCTGAACTCGCAGAAACATTGCTGCGCATATCGAAACCTTTCACCGCCTTCAAAGATTATGCAAGAGATCAATACGCGATCTCATGTAAAATTAATACGCGAAAAGGTTCAGAGCGCATCGTTCGTGCCGCATTTGACTTCGCGAAGAAATTTAACCGGAAGAAAGTGACGATAATTCACAAAGCAAATGTTGTCAGGGCTACCGATGGTTTATTCTTTGAAACTGCCAAAGAAGTCGCTAAGAATTATCCCGGTATTCAGATGGATGATGCGAATATCGATGCGGCAACCATGTGGTTGTTGAAGAACCCTCACAATTACGACGTGTTGGTCGCACCGAATTTGTATGGCGATATTATATCGGATCTCTGCGCGCAAATGGTTGGCGGACTTGGATTCGGTTGTTCCGGAAATATCGGAGAGAAGTTGGCAGTATTCGAACCAACGCACGGCTCAGCGCCTAAATATGCTGGACAGTATAAAGTAAATCCAATCGCTACCATTCAGGCAGCGAAGATGATGCTCGATTGGCTGGGTGAAAAAGAAATGGGAACAAAGTTAGAAAACGCCACCGCCGCTGTTATCAAGGAAGGAAAAATTCGCACATACGATATGGGCGGAAGTAACAAGACACTTGATCTGGCAAAGGCAATAGCGGAGAAACTTTGA
- a CDS encoding hydroxymethylglutaryl-CoA lyase, with product MQKIIIHEVGLRDGLQLEKQVVPFEKKIEWINSLMESGVDIIQVGSFVHPEKVPQMADTDKLFSELAKNKTSKIILSGLVLNEKGLERGLNCGVEMFCMGVSASETHSKKNTGMTIAEATERIVATAKQAITAGKRVQVSVQSAFGCGFEGRVPPERVLDIVQKYLDAGLRNISLADTAGHATPDQVEKLFEAIFKLDSSVEAACHFHNTYGMGLANVYTAMKVGVQSYESSIAGLGGCPFTKVAAGNVCTEDFVHALHSMGFRKEINLTKLIDLAKDFSTFFNREMPGLVYKTKTII from the coding sequence ATGCAAAAGATTATCATACATGAAGTAGGTCTGCGTGACGGTTTGCAATTGGAAAAGCAAGTTGTTCCGTTTGAAAAGAAAATCGAGTGGATCAACAGTCTCATGGAGTCCGGAGTCGATATAATTCAGGTCGGCTCATTTGTGCATCCCGAGAAAGTCCCGCAAATGGCAGATACCGATAAACTATTTTCCGAGCTGGCTAAAAATAAAACAAGTAAAATTATTTTGTCGGGATTAGTTCTGAATGAAAAAGGACTTGAGCGCGGTTTAAACTGCGGTGTAGAAATGTTCTGTATGGGCGTTTCTGCGAGCGAAACACACAGCAAAAAAAATACAGGCATGACCATCGCAGAGGCAACGGAAAGAATCGTTGCAACGGCAAAACAAGCAATAACTGCCGGTAAACGTGTGCAGGTTTCGGTGCAATCGGCGTTTGGGTGTGGCTTTGAAGGACGCGTTCCTCCTGAACGCGTTCTCGATATTGTTCAGAAGTATCTCGATGCCGGTTTAAGGAATATCTCGCTTGCCGATACTGCAGGACATGCAACCCCCGATCAAGTTGAGAAACTGTTTGAGGCTATTTTTAAGCTCGATAGTTCAGTTGAAGCTGCATGTCATTTTCATAATACATACGGAATGGGACTCGCTAATGTGTATACTGCAATGAAGGTTGGTGTGCAAAGTTATGAGTCATCGATTGCTGGTCTCGGCGGATGTCCGTTTACAAAAGTCGCGGCTGGAAATGTTTGTACTGAGGATTTTGTCCATGCACTTCATAGTATGGGCTTCAGAAAGGAAATAAATCTGACAAAACTGATCGATCTTGCAAAAGATTTTTCAACATTCTTCAATCGCGAGATGCCGGGGCTGGTTTACAAAACGAAGACAATCATTTAA
- a CDS encoding CxxxxCH/CxxCH domain-containing protein: MRTISFWFLAFAFILLSISCSELKKNLPAASNGDLSIHDAGWNEPNSPNSHGKFLKSKNWNVNECASCHGNNFYGGSTKVSCRDCHSSYPHPAEFEEVTGHPVFIRSNGFPLEQCKLCHGNTYSGEKVVTVSCRDCHDNTAGPEECNTCHGNFRGAKFTDAAPPVDINRDTSTTKLGVGAHQNHLATGSLGKPVKCQECHNVPSSVSSPGHIDSPFLVQVVFNDTLAGLKTSSGSIIPTPTFHTSDSTCSNVYCHGYFTNGNLSNRPQWNKVNGTQAACGTCHGDKITGNPTPTGTHDSGLDNCEYCHTANGNPVASYDGSKWIINDTLKHINGKLNLFDNEQDF; this comes from the coding sequence CGTTTGCATTTATACTCTTGAGCATAAGTTGTTCTGAGTTGAAGAAAAATTTACCTGCCGCATCCAATGGGGATTTGAGTATTCACGATGCAGGATGGAATGAACCAAATTCTCCCAATTCCCACGGCAAATTTCTGAAAAGTAAAAATTGGAATGTAAATGAATGCGCTTCGTGTCATGGTAATAATTTCTATGGAGGCAGCACCAAAGTCTCTTGCCGCGATTGTCATTCCTCATATCCTCATCCTGCTGAATTTGAGGAAGTTACCGGACATCCGGTATTCATACGATCCAACGGTTTTCCGCTCGAACAATGCAAGTTGTGTCATGGCAACACTTATAGCGGAGAAAAGGTGGTAACTGTTTCTTGCAGGGACTGCCATGATAATACTGCCGGGCCGGAAGAATGCAATACATGCCATGGTAATTTTCGTGGAGCTAAGTTTACAGATGCCGCTCCTCCCGTAGATATCAACAGAGATACCTCGACCACTAAGCTCGGAGTAGGGGCACACCAAAACCACTTAGCAACAGGATCGCTCGGCAAACCGGTAAAATGTCAGGAATGCCACAACGTTCCATCATCTGTTTCATCGCCTGGGCATATCGATTCTCCGTTTCTCGTTCAAGTAGTTTTCAATGACACTTTAGCGGGATTAAAAACTTCTAGTGGATCGATTATCCCCACACCAACATTCCATACATCAGATTCGACTTGCAGTAATGTTTATTGTCACGGTTATTTTACGAACGGCAATCTATCCAATCGTCCGCAGTGGAATAAAGTTAACGGGACTCAGGCGGCATGCGGTACATGTCACGGAGATAAAATAACCGGTAATCCAACACCGACCGGAACACATGATTCAGGTTTAGATAATTGCGAGTATTGTCATACGGCGAATGGTAATCCTGTAGCTTCATATGATGGAAGTAAATGGATTATCAACGATACTCTCAAACATATAAATGGTAAATTAAATTTGTTTGATAATGAACAAGATTTCTGA